Sequence from the uncultured Draconibacterium sp. genome:
TGTTCAATGGTGAATGAAGGCTATTCGCCGAAGTAGAAAGCCTGTTTCAAAATTCGGGTAAACTTTCCGTAAGTGGGGAAAACCTGAAATAATTTCCCGGCAAACTTTCCGCGTTGGGGGAGCAGTACACTAAACTGAAAAAACTAATCCACCGAGTCGTAAACCACAACTTTGTTCCAAAGGTGTTGGTTTTCTTCTACAAATTTTAGGTGAATCGGATCAACCTGGTAAGCATCCTGGTCGGCCTGGTTATCAAACATTGCCATATACGACACCGAATAGGAGTGGTCTACCACATCGCGGTCTTCGGTTGATGCCGGAAAACCAATGTGGCTCAGTTTTATGGTTTTTACTTTGGTGAGTTGGTTCAAAGCTTCAACCAGTTGTTTTTTGTGCGTTTCATTTTCCGGTTCTTTTAGCCAGAAAAACACATGATGCACCAATGCATCCTTCAACTTTACTTCACCGGCAGTGGCACTCTTGGTAAAAGGAAGTATAGCCGAAAAGGTAACTCCCGCAATGGCTTTCTTTAAAAACGATCTTCTTTTTTGCATCTTATTATTGGTTTAATAGTTCTTCAATTTCTGTGATGTGCAGCTTAAAATGGCGTGGAAAATCCTCAACCATCTCTTTTAGCGAAACGAACTGGTTGGTATCTGCAATCCATTGCTGACCGAGTTTCTCAGTATTTACATTTCGGATAACATGAATAAAATGCAGATGCGCAAATTTCCAATGGTTTACCAGCACATTCCAGTCTTCTTCCTGGTAATTCTGAATGGCGATCCACCTGTCGTTGTTGCCATAGGTGGCATAGTTTGGAAATTCAACAGGTGATTCGCGATATTGCAGATGGACAATACGGTGTGTATTGTTCGAGGCCGAATCAACCATGTGCCCAACGATTTGTCGGATCGAACGATCCTGACTATTTCTTCGGTCGGAAATAGTTGGCGACGGCAAATTTTCGAGCTTCTTTGCCCAGCTTACCACCAGTTCTTTTAATTCCTCTGCAATGGTTTGAAATGCCATTTATCCTATTTGATTGACGGTTTGTTTTAGTAAAACCAGTTTGGTTAGAAGTTGCTCCAGAAGATCGAGTCGTAACATGTTGGCGCCATCCGATTTTGCCTCAGCAGGGTTTGGATGAGTTTCGATGAAAATTCCATCGGCACCAACGGCAATTCCGGCACGTGCAACCGTTTCAATTAATTCAGGTTTGCCACCGGTAACACCACTGGCCTGGTTGGGCTGTTGCAGCGAATGCGTAATGTCCAGAACAACCGGAACATTCATCTCTTTCATAACGGGAATTCCGCGGTAATCCACCACCAGATCCTGGTAACCAAATGTTGTTCCTCTCTCGGTAAGAGCGATATTATTGTTGCCGCAATCGCGCACCTTGTTTACCGCAAATTGCATGGCTTCGGCCGACAAGAACTGTCCTTTTTTGATATTGACCACTTTCCCGGTTTTTGCAGCAGCCACCAAAATGTCGGTTTGGCGACACAAAAATGCGGGTATCTGAAGCACGTCAACATATTCGGCAGCCATCGCGGCTTCCTCGGCTGTGTGTATATCGGTAACCACCGGAATATTGAAAGTTTCGCGTA
This genomic interval carries:
- the kdsA gene encoding 3-deoxy-8-phosphooctulonate synthase — encoded protein: MIPTIKNLKHTDSGNFFLMAGPCAIESETMAMEIAEKVVAITDKLKIPYIFKGSYRKANRSRIDSFAGIGDEKALKILKKVRETFNIPVVTDIHTAEEAAMAAEYVDVLQIPAFLCRQTDILVAAAKTGKVVNIKKGQFLSAEAMQFAVNKVRDCGNNNIALTERGTTFGYQDLVVDYRGIPVMKEMNVPVVLDITHSLQQPNQASGVTGGKPELIETVARAGIAVGADGIFIETHPNPAEAKSDGANMLRLDLLEQLLTKLVLLKQTVNQIG
- a CDS encoding Dabb family protein, whose protein sequence is MQKRRSFLKKAIAGVTFSAILPFTKSATAGEVKLKDALVHHVFFWLKEPENETHKKQLVEALNQLTKVKTIKLSHIGFPASTEDRDVVDHSYSVSYMAMFDNQADQDAYQVDPIHLKFVEENQHLWNKVVVYDSVD